The window TCGCTTCCTGATTAATTCCATATTTTGAATAATAACTCTGCCAGGCATTTCGCTCTTTTATTCTATATTATATTTCCACATAAATATGACTGGCGTTTCGTTAATCTGATTGAAGTATCCAAATGCAGGGTCTGATCAAGATAAAAATGTTTACCTCGGGCCAGTTACAAAAAAATGTAAAGAATATGCTGAGAATTTCTATCCTGATATCTGGTGTAATTGTTTAAGTCAACTACTCGCGAATGAATTCGCAAGCTTGCCCTTCAAATTCCTTGATTAAGTCTATCAAGGCAGAGGACTATAGGCTTATTGACTGAAGCCCTTAGACTCAAACTGTTAGTGCCCTTGCGGATTTGTGCCTAAGAGTCTAATATATTATATAGGAATTTGAACACATCAAGGTAACACATGGCGAAAAGAATGTTGAGAGAGTTGACGAATTCCTCTTGCCATTGAAATGGCAAGCATCCTTCTTCACTTATCGTGATTGTATCAAACTTCCTATTGTTGAGTAGGGTAAAAAAGGTCAGTATTAGTAAAATAAGTAAAAACCAGGGTTAACGAAATTGGATTTCATTGGTCATCGGTTAAGGTGTAAAACATCTATCATGACCATAAAATTATATTAATTATTTGTATATTATCCTTTCTGTGATTACACAGCCTTCCTCGACGCACTAAAAATCTGATACATTTGAAACTCATCTCCATAAAATGTACCCAAAAGTTTGGTTGATACAACTTGCTAAAAAACGAAGTTCATAAGACTGAAGTCAAGACTGAGGTAATTCCTTAACCGAAGACCAATGCAATGGTTTCAGGTCTTCAGGTTTGCAGAAGAACATGTGGACAGAAGTGGAATTGAATCATTACTGCCCCGGTCTGGAATGATTAGTTTCACCCAACCTTCTGGAGAGGAGACCTGCGATTCTTTCAGGCAGCTCATCCCGGTTCCCCTCATCAACCGTCAAAACCTCAAATTCTTTTCTTATCCTCTCCGCAAGCGGATGCCTACTTGACCTGTGCAGCACCGCCAGTACCGACCTGTCAGACTCAAGGACTGTTTCAACCGCCGAAACAAAAGCCTCGGATTTGAGCTCCATAGGCCCGATCTCATCGATAACTATCAGATCACAGTCCAGAGCATTCCTGAGAGCATTTGCCCCTATCTTTTCAAGGTCTTCGAGGTTGACGTGGTACTTTCCAACCCTTGGCCCACTCCCCTTGACGCTGCTCAGGATGCCGATCTTTCCTGTTGCAAGGTCCCGGATTGAAAAGCCTTCCCTTGTGCCTTCCTTTCGGATTTCGGCAGTCTGAATGCCGCCTATTTTGAAGCCGGGCTGATCTGCAAGTTTTTCGGCAGCTTTCACCACAACTGTTGATTTCCCAATACCTGGACTGCCGGTTACTGCAATTCTCAACATAACCTTTTTCTCCCCCTTTCGGTTTCCATTTTCCGGCAAAAAATAGACCCTGATTTTATTTAAATCAGCCAGCAGTGAGGTTTTACGAAAAACGCAGGCAGAATGCCCGTTACTTTACAGGCTGTCCAACAATTACTCTCAGTAATATCTGAATTCCTTCTTTTTCGATTTAAAGGCTTTAAATTCCTTATTTTGTGCATGTTTTTGCCCTGAAATTGAATTGTCGGACAGCCTGTTTAGTGGCGGGATGAATGCCGTCAACTTCCGTACATTTATCATTTTTAGATAACTGTTGGCTTAATATAAGTTCAAAACCTATATATACTTGATTAGTATGAGAAAAGGAAGTTTATATAGGATTTATCCTGACCAGGACCAAAAGCAAATGCTTGAACAGCATTTTGGCGGTGTCCGTTTTCTCTATAATAAACTTCTTCATGTTAGATCTGTATTATATAGTCAGTGTGGATGCAGTATCTCAAGATCAGAACTCGATAAGCACATTCTTGTCTTAAAAGATATTTCTCCGTGGTTGAAGAAAGTCAATTCTCAATCTTTGCAACAGGCAAACAAAAACTTAGATAATGCTTATCAACGTTTTTTTAAAGGATTAGGGGATTATCCAGCTGAGAAATTAAAGAAAAAACAACATTTCTCATTTCAGGTCCCTCAACATTATAAAATTAACTTAACTACTTCGGAGATATTTCTACCTATTATTGGCTGGATTAAAATCAATATACATAGACCACTTTTTGAACCTGAATTCTTTGAAACTAATCTCAAAACAACTACCATTAATAACGAAATCATAGTTGAGAAGGATCTTAATTCTGAATTCTTAAGAACTGCGACCGTTTCCAGAACATCAGCCGGAAGATACCATATTAGCATCTTGACCGAGGATCTGAATAAATATCCGGTAACTCAACAATATTCCGAATCAACTATGGTAGGTGTTGATGTTGGTATCAAGACATTTGCAGCCATATCTACAGGTGAGAAAATTGATAACCCCAGGTTTCTTAAAAAATCTATAAAGAAACTTAAAATGTTACAAAACAGAGTCAGTCGAAAGGTTAAAGGTTCTAAAAACCGGAAGAAAGCTGTTAAAAAACTTGCAAAACAACATCAGTTAGTTTCAAACCAGAGAAATAATTTTCAGCATAAAGTTTCATTGTCACTAATACGCGAAAACCAAGCAGTTGCAATTGAAACTTTAAATATAAAAGGTATGATTAAAAATCACAAATTAGCTCAAGCTGTGGCTGATTCTGCATGGTATAGTTTTGTCTTGAAGCTTTCATATAAGGCTCAATGGTTTGGCAAGACAATTTTGAAGATTGGAATGTTTGAACCATCTTCTAAAAATTGTCATGTTTGCGGATACCATAATTCTGAATTAACTTTAAAGGATAGAGAATGGCTTTGTCCTTCTTGTAATACAAACCATGACAGAGATATTAATGCAGCCATCAACATTAAACAATTTGCAATTAATAATCTAATCACCTCTGGAACAGAGGGTAGAGCCTGCGGAGTTATTCTCAAAAGAGAGAGCCGTGAAGCAGGATGCCCGTCATTTCAATGATGGGTAGTTCACGTTGATTATAAGAACATTGCAGAATATACTGGAATATACATCAGAAGCTTCTATTATGCTAATATGCTAACTTTTGTAGATATATAAGGGGATGAAATTGTGACTACAGACCAGGAAATTCTTGTCAGACTGCAGGAGATTGAGAAGAGAATGGATAAGATGGAAAGCACACTGGAAAGCATTAACAGCATCCTTAAAAAAGTGGAACAAAATACCTATTTTGGGTGTTATGTCGAGGGAGAAAAGCTGGAGTAAAAGGAGATATGTACTGCTGATTAGTTTATGAAAAACATA is drawn from Methanosarcina lacustris Z-7289 and contains these coding sequences:
- a CDS encoding NTPase, with protein sequence MLRIAVTGSPGIGKSTVVVKAAEKLADQPGFKIGGIQTAEIRKEGTREGFSIRDLATGKIGILSSVKGSGPRVGKYHVNLEDLEKIGANALRNALDCDLIVIDEIGPMELKSEAFVSAVETVLESDRSVLAVLHRSSRHPLAERIRKEFEVLTVDEGNRDELPERIAGLLSRRLGETNHSRPGQ
- a CDS encoding RNA-guided endonuclease InsQ/TnpB family protein, encoding MRKGSLYRIYPDQDQKQMLEQHFGGVRFLYNKLLHVRSVLYSQCGCSISRSELDKHILVLKDISPWLKKVNSQSLQQANKNLDNAYQRFFKGLGDYPAEKLKKKQHFSFQVPQHYKINLTTSEIFLPIIGWIKINIHRPLFEPEFFETNLKTTTINNEIIVEKDLNSEFLRTATVSRTSAGRYHISILTEDLNKYPVTQQYSESTMVGVDVGIKTFAAISTGEKIDNPRFLKKSIKKLKMLQNRVSRKVKGSKNRKKAVKKLAKQHQLVSNQRNNFQHKVSLSLIRENQAVAIETLNIKGMIKNHKLAQAVADSAWYSFVLKLSYKAQWFGKTILKIGMFEPSSKNCHVCGYHNSELTLKDREWLCPSCNTNHDRDINAAINIKQFAINNLITSGTEGRACGVILKRESREAGCPSFQ